In Capricornis sumatraensis isolate serow.1 chromosome 18, serow.2, whole genome shotgun sequence, one genomic interval encodes:
- the CMBL gene encoding carboxymethylenebutenolidase homolog, with product MANEAHPCPCDIGHRIEYGGLGHEVQVEHIKAYLTKSPVDAGKAVVVIQDIFGWQLPNTRYMADMIAGNGYTTIVPDFFVGQEPWHPSGDWSTFPEWLKTRNARKIDKEFDAVLKYLKQQCQAKRIGVVGFCWGGIAVHHLMLKYPELRAGVSVYGIIKDAEDVYGLKNPTLFIFAENDAVIPLEQVSLLTQKLKEHCKVEYQIKTFSGQTHGFVHRKREDCSPEDKPYIDEARRNLLEWLNKYV from the exons ATGGCTAACGAAGCTCATCCTTGTCCGTGTGACATTGGCCACAGAATAGAGTATGGAGGGCTGGGGCATGAAGTTCAAGTGGAGCACATCAAGGCTTATCTCACCAAATCCCCCGTGGACGCTGGCAAAGCTGTGGTTGTCATTCAGGATATATTTGGCTGGCAGTTGCCCAACACCAGATATATGGCTGACATGATTGCAGGAAATGGATACAC AACCATTGTTCCAGACTTCTTTGTCGGGCAGGAACCGTGGCATCCCTCGGGGGACTGGTCCACCTTCCCGGAGTGGTTGAAGACCAGAAATGCCAGAAAGATTGATAA AGAGTTCGATGCAGTCTTGAAGTATCTGAAGCAACAGTGTCAGGCCAAGAGAATCGGCGTCGTGGGATTCTGCTGGGGTGGAATTGCTGTTCATCATCTGATGTTGAAAtacccagagctcagggcaggGGTGTCCGTCTATG GCATCATCAAAGACGCTGAAGACGTGTacggcctgaagaatcccacgctGTTCATCTTTGCTGAAAACGATGCTGTGATTCCTCTCGAGCAG GTCTCTTTGCTGACTCAGAAGCTGAAAGAGCACTGCAAAGTGGAATATCAAATTAAAACGTTTTCCGGGCAGACGCATGGCTTTGTGCATCGCAAGAGAGAAGACTGTTCGCCTGAAGACAAGCCGTACATTGACGAGGCGAGGAGGAACTTACTTGAGTGGCTGAACAAGTATGTGTAG